One genomic segment of Intestinimonas butyriciproducens includes these proteins:
- a CDS encoding deoxycytidylate deaminase, which yields MARIDKENYYLDIAETVLKRATCLRRCYGAIIVKNDEIISTGYNGAPRGRRNCTDLGYCTRDALQVPSGERYELCRSVHAEANCIISAARSAILGGTLYLAGRDSKTGELLPDATSCSMCRRLIINAGIDRVVIRRTPSEYTVVHVEDWIREDDSLPPALG from the coding sequence ATGGCCCGAATCGACAAGGAAAATTATTATTTGGACATCGCGGAGACCGTGCTCAAGCGGGCTACCTGCCTGCGCCGGTGCTATGGCGCCATTATCGTCAAGAACGACGAGATCATCTCCACCGGCTACAACGGCGCGCCCAGAGGGCGCAGGAATTGCACCGACCTGGGCTACTGCACCCGGGACGCCCTCCAGGTGCCCTCGGGGGAGCGGTACGAGCTGTGCCGCAGCGTCCATGCCGAGGCCAACTGTATTATCTCCGCCGCCCGCAGCGCCATTCTGGGTGGCACGTTATATCTGGCGGGCCGGGACAGCAAGACCGGGGAGCTGCTGCCCGACGCCACATCCTGCTCCATGTGCCGCAGGCTCATCATCAACGCGGGCATTGACCGGGTGGTGATCCGGCGCACACCCAGCGAGTACACGGTGGTCCACGTGGAGGACTGGATCCGGGAGGACGACAGCCTGCCCCCGGCCCTTGGGTAG
- the spoIID gene encoding stage II sporulation protein D, translating into MRSVVATALVLLLALFIGPILFLRGEAPGPEEPLPSPTATLPIDRTVTSPDPGSDASTTIKVKLSDGAVVSLSMADYLWRVVAAEMPASFEPEALKAQAVTARTYTLYKRSIGVNPNHPDADVCADINCCQAYLDPDKAAANWGDSAQTYTEKIAQAVSSTDGQAILYDGAPIDAVFFSSAAGRTLSSVEVWGGSVPYLESVESPEGEEVPNYRTTVEVPAEEFRTTFLAQYPQADLSGEASEWFGETVPTSSGGVETMSVGGVTVKGTALRTLFGLRSASFTVEAEGDQVVFSVTGYGHGVGMSQYGANALAKEGKSYLDILTHYYTGVTVAPWSGS; encoded by the coding sequence ATGAGATCTGTCGTGGCTACGGCCTTGGTGCTTCTGCTGGCCCTGTTTATCGGCCCGATCCTGTTCCTGCGGGGGGAGGCCCCGGGGCCGGAGGAGCCCCTGCCCTCGCCCACGGCCACCCTGCCCATCGACCGCACCGTGACCTCCCCCGACCCGGGCAGTGACGCCTCCACCACGATCAAGGTAAAGCTGTCCGACGGTGCGGTGGTCTCCCTCTCCATGGCGGACTACCTCTGGCGGGTGGTGGCGGCGGAGATGCCAGCCTCCTTCGAGCCGGAAGCCCTCAAGGCCCAGGCCGTCACGGCCAGGACGTATACGCTCTACAAGCGGAGCATCGGGGTGAACCCCAACCACCCGGACGCCGACGTCTGTGCCGACATCAACTGCTGTCAGGCCTACCTGGACCCGGACAAGGCCGCCGCCAACTGGGGGGACAGCGCCCAGACCTATACGGAGAAGATCGCCCAGGCCGTCTCTTCCACGGACGGACAGGCCATCCTCTACGACGGCGCGCCCATCGACGCGGTGTTCTTCTCCTCCGCGGCGGGGCGGACCCTGAGCTCAGTGGAGGTGTGGGGCGGCAGCGTGCCCTATCTGGAGAGCGTGGAGAGCCCGGAGGGGGAGGAGGTCCCCAATTACCGCACCACCGTGGAGGTGCCGGCGGAGGAGTTCAGGACCACTTTCCTGGCCCAGTATCCCCAGGCCGATCTCTCCGGAGAGGCGTCGGAGTGGTTTGGGGAGACGGTACCCACCTCCTCCGGCGGGGTGGAGACCATGTCCGTAGGGGGCGTGACGGTGAAGGGCACCGCCCTGCGCACCCTCTTCGGCCTGCGCTCCGCCAGCTTTACCGTGGAGGCGGAGGGGGACCAGGTGGTCTTTTCCGTGACAGGCTACGGCCACGGCGTGGGGATGAGCCAGTACGGCGCAAACGCTCTGGCCAAGGAGGGGAAGAGCTACCTGGACATCCTCACCCACTACTATACCGGCGTCACGGTGGCGCCCTGGAGCGGGAGCTGA
- the mnmE gene encoding tRNA uridine-5-carboxymethylaminomethyl(34) synthesis GTPase MnmE: MSDLIAAISTPLSPSAIGILRLSGPGAAAAADRVFRARSGRPLAEAPSRTLVYGSLLDREGRVVDQVLATVSRAPHSYTGEDTAELQCHGSPMVLSLGLEALCAAGARLAQPGEFTKRAFLNGRLDLPQAEAVADLLEAETPEGVRAAAGQLSGALSRRVEGVYHGLVDLLAHFHAVLDYPDEDIGPLEAEQIGGVLSAAAGELRRLLETYQRGRFLVRGAPCAIVGLPNAGKSSLLNALVGYQRAIVTDIPGTTRDTVEERCMLGGVLLRLIDTAGLRETDDPVERLGVARSRAALEGAELALVLMDGSAPAEDLDRLTAELQLWEEAARTCPRTILVLTKADLPRGADRGFSVLGGEKAPPVVRLSARTGEGLAELSDAVQALFPQGTPGEEGAVLTNARQAEAAERALRGLERAGEGLDAGVTPDAVLTDVEGAVEALGELSGRNIREDVVARIFARFCVGK, translated from the coding sequence ATGTCCGACTTGATCGCTGCGATCAGCACCCCCCTGAGCCCCTCCGCCATCGGGATCCTCCGCCTGTCGGGGCCGGGAGCGGCAGCGGCGGCGGACCGGGTCTTTCGCGCCCGGAGCGGCCGCCCGCTGGCTGAGGCGCCCAGCCGCACTCTGGTGTACGGCTCCCTTCTGGACCGGGAGGGGCGGGTGGTGGATCAGGTGTTGGCTACGGTCTCCCGCGCGCCGCACAGCTATACCGGGGAGGACACGGCGGAGCTCCAGTGCCACGGCTCGCCCATGGTGCTCTCCCTGGGACTGGAGGCCCTCTGCGCCGCGGGGGCCCGTCTGGCGCAGCCCGGAGAGTTTACCAAAAGGGCCTTCCTGAACGGCAGGCTGGACCTCCCCCAGGCCGAGGCGGTGGCCGACCTGCTGGAGGCCGAGACGCCGGAGGGCGTCCGCGCGGCGGCGGGACAGCTCTCCGGGGCCCTGTCCCGGCGGGTGGAGGGGGTCTACCACGGTCTGGTGGACCTGCTGGCACATTTCCACGCCGTATTGGACTATCCCGACGAGGACATCGGCCCTCTGGAGGCAGAGCAGATCGGCGGCGTGCTCTCAGCCGCCGCCGGGGAGCTGCGGCGCCTGCTGGAAACCTACCAGCGGGGGCGGTTTCTGGTCCGGGGGGCGCCCTGCGCCATTGTGGGCCTTCCCAACGCGGGCAAGTCCTCTCTCCTGAACGCCTTGGTGGGCTATCAGCGCGCCATCGTCACCGATATCCCGGGCACCACCCGGGACACGGTGGAGGAGCGGTGCATGCTGGGCGGCGTACTGCTGCGGCTCATCGATACGGCAGGCCTCCGGGAGACCGACGACCCGGTGGAGCGGCTGGGCGTGGCCCGCAGCCGCGCCGCGCTGGAGGGGGCCGAGCTGGCCCTGGTGCTGATGGACGGCTCTGCGCCGGCGGAGGACCTGGACCGCCTGACCGCGGAATTACAGCTCTGGGAGGAGGCCGCACGGACCTGCCCCAGGACCATCCTGGTCCTCACCAAGGCTGATCTGCCCCGGGGGGCGGACCGGGGCTTCTCGGTACTGGGCGGGGAAAAGGCACCGCCGGTGGTACGGCTGAGCGCCCGGACCGGGGAGGGACTGGCGGAGCTGTCCGACGCCGTCCAGGCCCTCTTTCCCCAGGGCACCCCCGGGGAGGAGGGCGCCGTTCTCACCAACGCCCGGCAGGCGGAGGCCGCGGAGCGGGCCCTGCGCGGCCTGGAGCGCGCGGGGGAGGGTCTGGACGCCGGCGTCACCCCGGACGCGGTCCTCACCGATGTGGAGGGGGCCGTGGAGGCCCTGGGAGAGCTCTCCGGGCGGAACATTCGGGAGGATGTGGTGGCGCGCATCTTCGCCCGGTTCTGTGTGGGAAAGTAA
- the rny gene encoding ribonuclease Y: MDVTTVIVGIVCFAVAAVVFFVLGNQYRKNVAEKEIGSAEEEAKRIINESIKSAESKKREALVEAKEEILKARNEYEKEVKERRSDLQKQERRLQQKEETLDRKTDNIEKKEETLSRKLAELEEAREEVNTLKKSEMDVLERISGFTAEEAKNYLIAQLEADVTHESAMKIKEIEAHYKEEADTIARELISGAIQRCAADHVAEATVSVVPLPNDEMKGRIIGREGRNIRTLETMTGVDLIIDDTPEAITVSCFDPVRREIARLALEKLIQDGRIHPTRIEEMVEKAKREVDATIKAEGERAVFETNVHGLHPELVKLLGRMRYRTSYGQNVLNHSIEVAHVAGLLAAEIGANVTEAKRAGLLHDLGKAIDHEVEGSHVAIGVELARKYKESENIIHAIEAHHNDVEPRTVVACLVQAADAISAARPGARRENLENYIKRLEKLEEVTSSFPGVEKSFAIQAGREVRIMVKPDQVSEDQMVLLARDIAKKIEEELEYPGQIKVHVLRETKVIEYAK, translated from the coding sequence ATGGATGTCACGACAGTCATTGTCGGCATTGTCTGCTTCGCAGTTGCGGCAGTTGTATTTTTTGTCCTGGGTAACCAGTACCGGAAGAACGTTGCCGAAAAGGAGATCGGCAGCGCCGAGGAAGAGGCAAAACGCATCATCAACGAGTCCATCAAAAGCGCCGAGAGCAAGAAGCGCGAGGCACTGGTGGAGGCCAAGGAGGAAATCCTGAAGGCCCGCAACGAGTACGAAAAAGAGGTCAAGGAGCGCCGCTCCGACCTCCAGAAGCAGGAGCGCCGTCTCCAGCAGAAGGAGGAGACCCTGGACCGCAAGACCGACAACATCGAGAAGAAAGAGGAGACCCTTTCCCGCAAGCTCGCCGAGCTGGAGGAGGCCCGGGAAGAGGTGAACACCCTCAAAAAGTCCGAGATGGATGTGCTGGAGCGCATCTCCGGCTTCACCGCCGAGGAGGCCAAGAACTACCTCATCGCCCAACTGGAGGCCGACGTCACCCACGAGTCCGCCATGAAGATCAAGGAGATTGAGGCCCACTACAAGGAAGAGGCCGACACCATCGCCCGGGAACTCATCTCGGGGGCCATCCAGCGCTGCGCCGCCGACCATGTGGCCGAGGCCACCGTCTCCGTGGTGCCCCTGCCCAACGATGAGATGAAGGGGCGCATCATCGGCCGCGAGGGCCGCAACATCCGCACACTGGAGACCATGACCGGCGTGGACCTTATCATCGACGACACGCCGGAGGCCATCACGGTCTCCTGCTTCGACCCGGTCCGCCGGGAGATCGCCCGCCTGGCCCTGGAGAAGCTCATCCAGGACGGACGCATCCACCCCACCCGCATCGAGGAGATGGTGGAGAAGGCCAAGCGGGAGGTGGACGCCACCATCAAGGCCGAGGGCGAGCGGGCCGTCTTTGAGACCAACGTCCACGGCCTGCACCCGGAGTTGGTGAAGCTCCTGGGCCGTATGCGCTACCGCACCAGCTACGGACAGAACGTCCTCAACCACTCCATCGAGGTGGCCCATGTGGCCGGTCTGCTGGCCGCCGAGATCGGCGCCAACGTGACCGAGGCCAAGCGGGCCGGCCTGCTCCACGACCTGGGCAAGGCCATCGACCACGAGGTGGAGGGCTCCCATGTGGCCATCGGCGTGGAACTGGCCCGGAAGTACAAGGAGTCGGAGAACATCATCCACGCCATCGAGGCCCACCATAACGATGTGGAGCCCCGGACCGTGGTGGCCTGCCTTGTCCAGGCGGCCGACGCCATCTCCGCCGCCCGGCCCGGCGCCCGGCGGGAGAACCTGGAAAACTATATCAAGCGGCTGGAAAAGCTGGAGGAGGTCACCTCTTCCTTCCCCGGAGTGGAGAAATCCTTTGCGATCCAGGCCGGCCGCGAGGTCCGCATCATGGTCAAGCCCGACCAGGTCTCCGAGGATCAGATGGTTCTGCTGGCCCGGGATATCGCCAAGAAGATCGAAGAGGAGCTGGAGTACCCCGGACAGATCAAGGTCCATGTGCTCCGGGAGACCAAGGTCATCGAGTACGCGAAGTAA
- a CDS encoding NAD(P)/FAD-dependent oxidoreductase, translating into MMNERYDVAIIGCGEAGIYAGYELMRRNPELKVVVLEQGRDIYSRSCPIVAGKVKDCIQCKVCDTMCGFGGAGAFSDGKFNFTTAFGGWLTDFMPAQEVMDLIGYVDSINVAHGATEELYSTDTPAARALEKKALEFDLHLLQAKVKHLGTEKNLVILQNIYEDLKQGIEFRFHTAVQAIHTADQGYRLTLSGGGELSCDWLIAAPGRSGAEWFANQCKDLGIALINNQVDIGVRVELPARVFEHITDVVYESKLVYRTKQYGDQVRTFCMNPYGHVVAENVEGINTVNGHSYADPALQSENTNFALLVSNRFTEPFNEPYRYGKHIASLSNMLAGGVLVQRFGDLVKGVRTNDHRMSKSFTRPTLTAAVPGDLSLALPKRQLDDIIEMIYQLDKLAPGTANYDTLLYGAEVKFYSSRLTLSPELETRLPGMFAIGDGAGITRGLAQAGASGVKVAQVISRRLSEKV; encoded by the coding sequence ATGATGAACGAGAGATACGACGTTGCCATCATCGGCTGCGGAGAGGCCGGTATCTACGCGGGCTATGAGCTAATGCGCAGAAATCCGGAGCTGAAGGTGGTGGTCCTGGAGCAGGGGCGCGACATCTACAGCCGCAGCTGCCCCATCGTGGCCGGCAAGGTGAAGGACTGTATCCAGTGCAAGGTCTGCGATACCATGTGCGGCTTCGGCGGGGCGGGGGCTTTCTCCGACGGCAAGTTCAACTTCACCACCGCCTTCGGCGGCTGGCTCACCGATTTCATGCCCGCACAGGAGGTCATGGACCTCATCGGCTATGTGGATTCCATCAACGTCGCCCACGGGGCCACCGAGGAGCTCTATTCCACAGACACTCCCGCCGCCCGGGCCCTGGAGAAAAAGGCACTGGAGTTCGACCTCCATCTCCTACAGGCCAAGGTCAAGCATCTGGGGACCGAAAAGAATCTGGTCATCCTCCAGAATATCTATGAGGACCTGAAGCAGGGCATCGAGTTCCGGTTCCATACCGCCGTACAGGCCATCCATACCGCCGATCAGGGCTACCGCCTGACCCTCAGCGGAGGTGGAGAGCTCTCCTGCGACTGGCTTATCGCCGCCCCCGGGCGCTCCGGCGCCGAGTGGTTCGCCAACCAATGCAAGGACCTGGGCATCGCCCTCATCAACAACCAGGTGGACATCGGCGTACGGGTGGAGCTGCCCGCCCGGGTCTTTGAGCACATCACTGACGTGGTGTACGAGTCCAAGCTGGTCTACCGGACCAAGCAGTACGGCGACCAGGTGCGCACCTTCTGCATGAACCCTTATGGCCACGTGGTGGCCGAGAACGTGGAGGGCATCAACACGGTGAACGGCCACTCCTATGCCGACCCCGCCCTGCAGAGCGAGAACACCAATTTCGCCCTGCTGGTGTCCAACCGCTTTACCGAGCCCTTCAACGAGCCCTACCGCTACGGCAAGCACATCGCGTCCCTGTCCAACATGCTGGCCGGTGGCGTGCTGGTCCAGCGCTTCGGCGATCTGGTGAAGGGCGTGCGGACCAACGACCACCGGATGAGCAAGTCCTTCACCCGGCCCACCCTCACCGCCGCCGTGCCCGGCGACCTGTCCCTTGCCCTGCCCAAGCGGCAGTTGGACGACATCATAGAGATGATCTACCAACTGGACAAGCTGGCCCCGGGTACCGCCAACTACGACACCCTTCTCTACGGCGCGGAGGTGAAGTTCTACTCCTCCCGGCTCACCCTGAGCCCTGAATTGGAGACCCGGCTTCCCGGCATGTTTGCCATCGGCGACGGCGCGGGCATCACCCGGGGGCTGGCGCAGGCCGGCGCCTCCGGCGTCAAAGTGGCCCAGGTGATTTCCCGTCGGCTGTCGGAGAAGGTGTAA
- a CDS encoding citrate/2-methylcitrate synthase: MQTVPMRGDEAAQTRDFIQSLCGEFQKHNYIDPSYYEHIDVKRGLRNADGTGVMAGITQIGNVQGYYIQDGERVPMEGRLIYRGISIEDLIHGFMSEGRFGFEETAYLLLFGALPTRKELADFNHVLSELRPLPPNFTEDMILRVPGRDIMNRLGRCILALYCYDEDPEGRSLENELRQALQLVARCPMIIAHSYAAKRHYFDNDSLYLHRPQEGLSFAENFLYAMRHDNRFTEREAKLLDLCMVVHAEHGGGNNSAFACRVLSSSGTDIYAAVSAAVGSLKGPRHGGANKKVMEMFRYIQEGVRDWKDDGQVRDFLLKLQRKEAGDRSGLIYGMGHAIYTLSDPRAKLLKQFAKTLADEKGMLEEFELVEAVERLAPEVINGSRGVPKPLCANLDLYSGLVYRMLDIPEELYTPLFAMARMVGWCAHRVEEVYNPGNKIIRPAYKAVAPLQKFIPLDERG, from the coding sequence ATGCAGACCGTCCCGATGCGCGGCGACGAGGCCGCGCAGACCCGTGACTTTATCCAGAGTCTATGCGGGGAATTCCAGAAGCATAACTATATCGATCCCTCCTATTACGAGCATATCGACGTTAAGCGGGGCCTCCGCAACGCCGACGGCACGGGCGTTATGGCCGGCATCACCCAGATCGGCAACGTCCAGGGCTACTACATCCAGGACGGCGAGCGAGTCCCCATGGAGGGCCGGCTCATCTACAGGGGCATCAGTATCGAGGACCTGATCCACGGCTTTATGTCCGAGGGGCGGTTCGGCTTTGAGGAGACGGCCTATCTGCTCCTCTTCGGGGCTCTGCCCACCCGAAAAGAGCTGGCGGATTTCAACCATGTGCTCTCCGAGCTGCGCCCCCTGCCGCCCAACTTCACCGAGGATATGATCCTCCGGGTGCCGGGCCGGGACATCATGAACCGCCTGGGCCGATGCATCCTGGCCCTCTACTGCTATGACGAGGACCCGGAGGGCAGGTCCCTGGAGAATGAGCTGCGCCAGGCCCTGCAGCTGGTGGCCCGGTGCCCCATGATCATCGCCCACTCCTACGCGGCCAAGCGCCACTACTTTGACAACGACTCCCTGTATCTCCACCGCCCCCAGGAGGGGCTCTCCTTCGCGGAGAACTTCCTCTACGCCATGCGCCACGACAACCGCTTCACCGAGCGGGAGGCCAAGCTCCTGGATCTGTGCATGGTGGTCCACGCCGAGCACGGCGGCGGCAACAACTCCGCCTTTGCCTGCCGGGTCCTCTCCTCCTCCGGCACGGATATCTACGCTGCCGTCTCGGCGGCGGTGGGGTCCCTGAAGGGCCCCCGCCACGGCGGCGCCAACAAGAAGGTCATGGAGATGTTCCGCTATATCCAGGAGGGCGTCCGGGACTGGAAGGACGACGGTCAGGTGCGGGATTTCCTCCTGAAGCTCCAGCGGAAGGAGGCCGGGGACCGTTCCGGCCTCATTTACGGCATGGGGCACGCCATCTACACCCTTTCCGACCCCCGGGCCAAGCTCCTCAAGCAGTTTGCCAAGACCCTGGCCGATGAGAAGGGGATGCTGGAGGAGTTCGAGTTGGTGGAGGCGGTGGAGCGCCTGGCCCCCGAGGTCATCAACGGCTCCAGGGGCGTCCCCAAGCCGCTCTGCGCCAATCTGGACCTCTATTCGGGCCTGGTCTACCGGATGCTGGACATCCCCGAGGAGCTCTACACCCCCCTCTTCGCCATGGCCCGCATGGTGGGCTGGTGCGCCCACCGGGTGGAGGAGGTCTACAACCCCGGCA
- a CDS encoding DUF4358 domain-containing protein gives MKRFLSAAAAAALALSLNTAALAAGGYAGSITINGTALDTSGLPAASAPYTAVPLRSVAEADYGYAAWYPEEGRSFFSLDGNSIYVDCATGAIELNGEAQTGMTASFAQGVTFVPVGLLNHLEGYTATVQDSRIAIATPNGEALTKLARQIIAKVELGASNKPAESELKEYYGLDTARFDEVAAFFPMMISADTIVIGKVKSGEIDAVKEELEAVRARTQQSFEQYLPEPLERAKNGRVVTSGDYVMLIISGDNDTAIQMFRDGVKG, from the coding sequence ATGAAGAGATTTCTTTCCGCGGCTGCGGCCGCAGCCCTGGCCCTCTCCCTGAACACGGCGGCCCTGGCCGCCGGCGGCTATGCCGGGAGCATCACCATAAACGGCACGGCGCTGGACACCTCCGGGCTTCCCGCCGCCTCCGCACCGTACACGGCGGTGCCCCTGCGGAGCGTGGCGGAGGCCGATTACGGCTACGCCGCCTGGTATCCCGAGGAGGGCCGCTCCTTCTTCTCGCTGGACGGGAACAGCATCTATGTGGACTGCGCCACCGGGGCCATCGAACTCAACGGGGAGGCCCAGACCGGCATGACGGCGTCCTTCGCCCAGGGAGTCACCTTCGTCCCCGTGGGGCTGCTCAATCATCTGGAGGGCTACACCGCCACGGTCCAGGACAGCCGGATCGCCATCGCCACCCCCAACGGGGAGGCCCTGACCAAGCTGGCCCGCCAGATCATCGCCAAGGTAGAGCTGGGGGCCTCCAACAAGCCCGCGGAGTCCGAGCTCAAGGAGTACTACGGCCTGGACACCGCCCGCTTTGACGAGGTGGCGGCCTTTTTCCCCATGATGATCAGCGCCGATACCATTGTCATCGGCAAGGTCAAAAGCGGGGAGATAGACGCGGTGAAGGAGGAGCTGGAGGCCGTCCGGGCCCGGACGCAGCAGAGCTTTGAGCAGTACCTCCCCGAGCCCCTGGAGCGGGCCAAGAACGGCCGGGTGGTCACCAGCGGGGACTATGTGATGCTCATCATCTCCGGGGACAACGACACCGCCATCCAGATGTTCCGGGACGGCGTGAAGGGCTGA
- a CDS encoding sulfite exporter TauE/SafE family protein — MRNDREMLCVDLVLIAAIALLGGTIQTVIGFGGGIVIMMILPFFLDMLHASAVSSASLLFLNYSLAFRFRSSISFRRLPLPLLIYIPCSAFAIFLAASLDLEVLVLVFGVFLIVLALYFMFADGRFTVRDSIPAAVVCSAISGLSSGLFGIGGPLMSVYFLSNSRSKEEYTGTIQLFFACTATVNLLIRIGKGIFTPALVPFTLVSMLGIAVGIQLGLRILRWINISMLTKVIYVALGATGVFTILSHLP, encoded by the coding sequence GTGAGAAACGATCGGGAGATGTTGTGTGTGGACCTGGTGTTGATCGCTGCGATCGCCCTTCTGGGCGGGACCATCCAAACCGTGATCGGCTTTGGCGGAGGGATCGTCATCATGATGATCCTCCCCTTTTTTCTGGATATGCTGCACGCCTCGGCCGTATCCTCCGCATCGCTCCTGTTTTTGAATTATTCTCTGGCCTTCCGCTTTCGAAGCAGTATCTCCTTCCGGCGGCTGCCCCTCCCCCTGCTGATCTACATCCCGTGCAGCGCCTTTGCCATCTTTCTGGCCGCCTCCCTGGATCTGGAGGTGCTGGTCCTGGTCTTCGGCGTCTTCCTGATCGTACTGGCGCTCTACTTCATGTTTGCCGACGGGCGCTTTACCGTCCGGGACAGCATTCCCGCCGCAGTGGTCTGCTCGGCCATTTCCGGCCTGTCCAGCGGGCTTTTCGGCATTGGCGGCCCTCTGATGTCGGTCTACTTTCTCTCCAACTCCAGGAGCAAGGAGGAGTACACCGGCACCATCCAGCTCTTTTTTGCCTGTACCGCCACCGTCAACCTGCTGATCCGGATCGGCAAGGGCATCTTTACCCCGGCGCTGGTGCCCTTCACCCTGGTCAGCATGCTGGGGATCGCAGTCGGGATCCAGCTTGGGTTGCGGATCCTGCGCTGGATCAACATCTCCATGCTGACTAAGGTCATCTATGTGGCGCTGGGGGCCACCGGCGTGTTCACCATCCTGAGCCACCTGCCCTGA
- a CDS encoding phosphatase PAP2 family protein — translation MALNWNEEQTRRRMLAVPVAYFFFYLLYFTLLQEYARPKFWVYTELDAYIPFFEGFVIPYVLWFPLVPLMFLYFHRRDPESYVYLCRTILTGLTLCLLIYTVLPNGQLLRRPLPRDNILCQLVALIRKTDPPINVCPSIHVFVSATIGIAAARAGSLREHKAVRRGILTLTILICMSTMFLKQHSAVDVVCGLILSVVLDLLVRRWNPGLGLLRLVVRPRAGGRTVMET, via the coding sequence GTGGCGCTCAACTGGAACGAGGAGCAGACCCGCCGCCGGATGCTGGCGGTGCCCGTGGCCTATTTTTTCTTCTATCTGCTCTACTTTACCCTCTTGCAGGAATATGCCCGCCCGAAGTTCTGGGTCTACACCGAGCTGGACGCCTATATCCCGTTTTTTGAGGGGTTCGTGATCCCCTATGTGCTGTGGTTCCCCCTGGTGCCCCTCATGTTCCTCTATTTCCACCGGCGGGACCCGGAGAGCTATGTCTATCTGTGCCGCACCATCCTCACGGGGCTCACCCTGTGTCTGCTCATCTACACGGTGCTGCCCAACGGCCAGCTCCTGCGCCGGCCTCTGCCCCGCGACAACATCCTGTGCCAACTGGTGGCGCTCATCCGGAAAACCGATCCGCCCATCAACGTCTGTCCCTCCATCCACGTCTTTGTCTCGGCCACCATCGGCATCGCCGCCGCCCGGGCCGGGTCCCTGCGGGAACACAAGGCGGTCCGGAGAGGGATCCTCACGCTGACTATCCTCATCTGCATGTCCACCATGTTCCTCAAGCAACACTCGGCGGTGGACGTGGTCTGCGGTCTCATCCTGAGCGTGGTGCTGGATCTGCTGGTCCGCCGGTGGAATCCCGGCCTGGGCCTGCTGCGCCTGGTGGTCCGGCCCCGGGCCGGAGGAAGGACCGTGATGGAGACCTGA
- a CDS encoding TIGR00282 family metallophosphoesterase, whose product MILNVLTVGDVVGEQGLDFLTRHLRALQKLHDIHFTVVNGENASGVGILPRQARAIYDAGADVVTLGNHTWNRIQIKDLLPEAPWLLRPANYTSRVPGRGLGIYDGPRGLRIAVMNLIGRCEMDSNFDNPFTVADRLLHGLDADVCLVDFHAEATSEKGAMGFYLDGRVQAVWGTHTHVPTADAKVLPRGTGFLTDLGMTGPAQSVLGMRPEQAVNRFLGGLPMRFEPAPGPCKLESAVFSIDTDRRRCVGVERVDVGE is encoded by the coding sequence ATGATACTCAACGTACTGACCGTGGGCGATGTGGTGGGCGAGCAGGGACTGGACTTTTTAACGCGCCATCTCCGCGCCCTGCAAAAGCTCCACGACATCCATTTCACCGTGGTCAACGGGGAAAACGCCTCCGGCGTGGGCATCCTGCCCCGGCAGGCCAGGGCCATTTACGACGCCGGGGCCGACGTGGTAACCCTGGGGAACCACACCTGGAACCGCATCCAGATCAAGGACCTCCTCCCGGAGGCGCCCTGGCTCCTCCGTCCCGCCAATTACACCAGCCGGGTCCCCGGCCGGGGACTGGGGATCTACGACGGCCCCAGGGGGCTGCGCATTGCGGTGATGAACCTCATCGGGCGGTGCGAAATGGACTCCAATTTTGACAACCCTTTTACCGTGGCGGACCGGCTGCTCCACGGTCTGGACGCGGATGTCTGTCTGGTGGACTTCCACGCCGAGGCCACCAGCGAGAAGGGCGCCATGGGGTTCTATCTGGACGGGCGGGTCCAGGCGGTGTGGGGCACCCACACCCATGTGCCCACTGCCGACGCCAAGGTGCTCCCCAGAGGGACGGGCTTTCTCACCGACCTGGGTATGACCGGGCCCGCCCAGTCCGTGCTGGGGATGCGCCCGGAACAGGCCGTCAACCGCTTCCTGGGCGGGCTCCCCATGCGCTTTGAGCCCGCGCCCGGCCCCTGTAAGCTGGAGAGCGCCGTCTTTTCCATCGACACCGACCGGCGCCGCTGCGTCGGCGTAGAGCGGGTGGACGTCGGGGAGTAA
- a CDS encoding helix-turn-helix domain-containing protein — MIYFGTKLKQLREERGLTQKELAKGMELSPSMISMYEGGGSYPSVEILIRLSHYFRVSTDYLLGVSDSNGYDLSGLTDEQAVLVNELIRQFEQANARK, encoded by the coding sequence ATGATATATTTTGGAACAAAACTGAAACAGCTCAGAGAGGAGCGCGGCCTGACACAAAAAGAGCTGGCCAAAGGGATGGAGCTTTCTCCCTCTATGATCAGTATGTATGAGGGCGGAGGTTCTTACCCATCTGTGGAGATTTTGATCCGGCTGTCGCATTACTTCCGGGTCTCCACAGACTACCTGCTGGGCGTCAGCGACAGCAATGGCTATGATCTCTCCGGCCTGACAGACGAGCAGGCCGTCTTAGTGAATGAACTGATTCGTCAATTCGAGCAGGCCAACGCGCGGAAGTGA